Genomic window (Shewanella psychropiezotolerans):
CTGTGATTTCCTTAAACGTATCTTGATACTGTTTCGGCCTCAGCAGACTCATATCACTGATTTTAGGATTAGATAGAGATTTTAAGGTGCGCTCACCCGGTGACAACTCATAGAGCTTATCCAAATGAGTCGGAATCGCTTCCCCATCGGGTGGCAAGCTAAAGCGTGCAGGAAATGGATTATCTAACTCATCACTCGAGTGAAAGCTGAGGTGTTCTATGCCTATATGGGCAGCCGTAACCTTACTCATCTCACTTCAATCTCATCATGTAAACGGCTCAACAAGCCAAATGCTTGTTCTATCATTGGCAAGGTCACATCTTCTACGGGAATACTCGCCGACAAAACCAGAGACTCTTGGCCTAACATGCCGCTTCTTATCAGGTACGGCCAACCTTGCCCGATATGGCACAAACGCAGAGCCTTAACTTGCGCCTCGCTGCGATGATGCCACTCGAGATCACGGATCAGAAATAACACCAGATGCTCCTGTACCACTTCAATATTCAATAAGCCCCTCTGCTCGAAAGAGAGTTGCACGATTGCCGATGTAGAAAAATCAGAGACCACACCGGATATACGGCAGAACTCATCGACCGCACTATTAATCCAATCCATCAAACATATCCTCTTCCTCTTCAATGGCTCGGTCTTGAGCTTGTTGTGCCGCATTAATCATATTTTGACGTTGCTCTTCATCGGCAAAAATCTCTTGGGGATCAAACGTATAAGCTTTTTTAATTCACGAAAAAATGAAATTTTCTGTGAAATATCAATCAAACCAGCCTTATCTGCCAAACCCCAAATTTGATCAGATCCCACCCATCTCTGCTCTACCAGATAGATAAGGTCGGTCAAAAAATCGGTTATCTTGTAAGCCATCCTGCCTACGCCGCCGGCGCTATCTTGACCCGCTCGAAGAGCAGAGCGACTTGTTCATGCAGACCATTGATCACTTTTAATTTTTTAATATCATTCATGATCTGCTGTAACTTACTCTTATCAATGGATGAGCCTTGTACTTGAAGATCTGCGCCCAAGCCCTTGAGTAGGAAGCCGATAGCTTCGGTGATTTTTTTATCGCCAAAGCGTGTCAGCACTTTCTCGAAGGCATCGCCTAAGCCCGAATAATCCAGCACCGAATCACGATAGAAGTCTCGCAAGCCTTGCAGATCACCAATCTCTTTATCTGAACTAAGCGCTAATGCGGCGTCATAAACATTCAGACCGGCTCTTATCTGCGGCCCCTGCTCCTTAGCCATATTAGCCAAGCTAGCATTTATCAAAACCAACAAAGCCTTAGCCTCAGGTTTACCGGTTAACTGCTTTTTTGCTTCACTCAGGGCAACAAATTGCTCGCTGGCATCCCCCGAATAACTGCCTAAATAAGCCAGCAATTGATGAGCAACAGTCACATTCTGTTTGCTCAGATTACTGACAAAGTCTTTTAGTTTTTGCTGTTTTTCGAGATCCGGTACCTTCTTCAGGTACTCCTCGACGAGGGCGTGAATCTCAGAAACCGTACCGTAATCGTCCTGAATTTTTCGCTTACTGATATCTTTCTCAACATACTCGGAAGCTTTAAATGTTAGTTCTTCTGCGGCATCAAGCAAAGATTTAGCATCGGGCACCAACTTAACAATATCACCGCGATAATTGCCCGAACTGATTGCAGTTCCAAGGGATCCATTAGCCGAATTCTGTGCTAATACATTGCGGGTAAGATCGGCAGCTATCGTGCCTGTATTGATACCTGGCATAGAATAAACTCTGAGAATTATTGATGTTATAAGTGTAAAAAATGGAAGAGAAAATCGATGCCAAAATCAGTCGTAATTTTGTAGTTAAAAAGCCTAAACTTAAACAAGAAATTTATTGCGTCATCATCCGGTGTATTTTTATGGGATAGGAATCAAAAGGTGAACCCCAAGGCCGATGGTAATAACACCAGTCGTAAATTTGTAACTTAGCAGGCTTAAACCAAATAAAAAGAAGGCGAAATTTTCGCCTCTCTCAATCCCAGCTATAGTCCATTACACAAATTGTATTGAGCCCACATTTAGACGTTTTTCTACAAACTTACTGCCCAAATTTGATATATGCTTTTGAAATACCTAGCTATGATCTCAACATATAGAAAATTGGCACTGTACATACAAGCAGCAGTGTCCGATACAGGCTAGGATGGTTAACGTTAAATACTGACCTATCACCTATTAAACCCACCTGTTAAACAAAACTAACCACTTACTAAGAGAAGATAATGACGGTAACTTTCCAAGGCTCTCCAGTTTCACTTTCTGGCACCTTCCCACAAACAGGTCAAACGGCGTTAGACTTTACACTTTGCGCTGCAGATCTTAATGACCTGACTCTAGATAGCTTAAAAGGTCAAAAACTTGTGTTGAACATCTTCCCAAGTATAGATACCCCAGTTTGTGCAAACAGCGTTCGTGCATTTAACGAAAAAGCTTCAAGCTTGAATAATGTGACTGTGCTTTGTATTTCAGCAGACCTGCCTTTTGCGACTAGCCGCTTCTGTGGAGCAGAGGGAATTGATGGGGTAATAACAGCCTCTTTCTTCCGCTCACCATCATTCACAGAAGACTACGGTGTGAATTTAAATGAAGGGGCACTAAAAGGCCTAGCAACACGTGCCATCTTGGTTATTAACGAGGAAGGTACGATTGTACATCGTGAACTAGTGTCTGAAATAACTGAAGAACCAAACTACGAGGCAGCTATTGCTGCACTAGGCTAAGCAATGAAAAAAATCACTTTATTAGTATCTCTTTTTCTTTCAACTAGCGCTTTAGCACAGTTTGAAATAACAAAAGAAAGCGCCGATCTTGGTCAGGCTCAAGTTGTAACACTTGAGAAAACAAACAAATTTGACCTGATTGGTAATGCTGTAAAACCCGGAGACTTGATGCCATCAGTCCAACTAATGACATCAGATCTTAAGTCTTACGACACCAGTGCTAAAAATAAAACTGTAAAAGTTTATAGCATTTTGACTTCAGTCGACACACCAGTGTGTGTACAACAAGCAGTTGACCTTTCAAAGTATGTTAAAGCACATACTAACGAACTTAAAAACATTGAATTCTATGCAATTAGTGCTGATACACCATTTGCTCAGCAACGCTTTATCAAAGAGCACTCTCTATCGGACGTGACCTACCTTTCCGATTCTGCTGAACATAAATTTGGTCTAAAAACAGGCTCTCAGATCCAACAACTTGGCCTGCTGACTCGCAGTATTATTGTGACAGATACTGATAATATAATTATTCATATCCAGCGAGTACCTGAACTTACAAACATCCCCGATCTAGAGGCTGCAGTTAAAATTGCACGCGAAAGCCTATAACTAGCTAATAAAATTAACCTTTATAAATAAGAGGCTGTAAAGCCTCTTATTTATAAAACAATGATCAGACCAATCGATATAAGGACACCAGCTAAAAGGCCATAAAACAACTGAAGCAAAAAGCATTACCTTCACTTCTGCATCACTCATTTAGACGTTTTTCTACAAACTTACTGCCCAAATTTGATATATGTTTTTGGCCAGCCTGCCTATGATCTCAGCATATGAATACCGACTCCAATTCACTCAAAGTTGATCTGAGTTACATCCCGGAAACGATTAAGCTGGCCGCAGATAAAGGCAGGCTGATTCAAATTCGTGGCAGAGTAACCCAAGTTACCGGCACCATTATTAAAGCTGTGGTGCCAGGCGTTCGCGTGGGTGAGCTTTGTGAACTTAAGAATCCAGACCAATCCCTATCCTTGTTAGCAGAAGTTGTTGGTTTTCAACAGCATCACGCCTTGTTGACGCCATTTGGTGATATGCAGGGGATCTCATCGAACACAGAAGTGAGCCCAACCGGCAAGACACATCAGGTCTCCGTTGGCGAACACCTCTTAGGTCAGGTGTTGGACGGACTCGGGCGACCACTCTCTGGCAATCATCTGCACGAGTCGACCCAGTATTACCCTGTGTATCGAGAAGCACCGCCGCCAATGAGTCGCAAGATGATAACTAAACCAATCTCTTTGGGTGTCAGGGCCATCGATGGCTTACTCACCTGCGGGGAGGGGCAGCGCTTAGGTATTTTCGCCGGTGCGGGTGGCGGGAAAAGTACCTTGCTGGCCAAGATGATTCGCTCAGCCGAAGTCGATGTCATAGTGCTGGCCCTTATCGGTGAGCGTGGCCGGGAAGTCAGAGAGTTCATCGAGTCCGATCTCGGTGAAGAGGGACTTAAACGTTCTGTACTGGTGGTGGCCACATCCGATAGGCCAGCCATGGAGCGCGCTAAAGCCGCGTTCGTTGCGACCTCAATTGCCGAGTATTTTCGCGATCAGGGCAAGAGCGTCTTACTCCTGATGGACTCAGTGACTCGTTTCGCCAGAGCCCAAAGAGAGATAGGCTTAGCATCCGGAGAACCCCCGACACGTCGAGGTTATCCGCCTTCGGTATTTGCCGAACTACCTAAGTTGATGGAACGTTCGGGTCAATCCGATAAAGGCTCGATCACGGCCCTATATACTGTGCTCGTTGAGGGTGATGATATGACGGAGCCCGTTGCCGATGAGACTCGCTCGATCTTAGACGGACACATCATTCTCTCCCGCAAGCTTGCGGCTGCTAACCATTATCCTGCGATAGATATCCTGCGCTCAACCAGCCGGGTGATGAATAACATAATCACCGCGGAGCAGAAGGCATCGGCAGGAGCATTAAGGGAGTTAATGGCTAAATACGAAGAAGTAGAATTACTGCTTAAAATTGGTGAATACCAGCCAGGTTCGGAACCTTTAGCCGATAAAGCCATTGCTCAGCAAGATGCCATCAACGCCTTCTTACGCCAAGGATCTGAAGAACCTAGCGATCTTCATGATGCCATCAATCAAATGACTCAGTTGACTCGGTCATGATCTCACAGCTAGTTCAAATAAAGCAGATCAAGGCCGATCGCGCCGAACATGCATTACGAAAGCAGCAACAGATACTCACACAGGCTAATGGCCGTTTAAACAGAGCCAACCAAGAAGCAATTGATTATCGGGTCTGGCGTAAAGAGGAAGAGGAACAGCTTTTTTCTCAGGCTAAAGAGTCTTGCCTGAAGCTGAAGGAGTTGGAGCAGTTACAGCAGCATATCGCCATTTTACACGATAAAGAGGCCAGCCTGAGACAAGAGGCCGCCGAAATTGAGCTGAGTCGAGATAATGAACAAGACATATTAAAACAGCGCCAGAAAACCGTTTTGTTGGCCAATAAAGCCACAGAAAAATTCAAACTATTGAAGCAACAAGATGACATAGAGCGAGAGTACCGGGCTCAATATCAAGAAGAGATGGAACAGGAAGATCGCCGTATCATGTCTAAAGGAGAACTCCCTTGTTAACCCCAAAAGAGATTATAAAGTCTAACGATAGTCATATTGAACTAAGCACTTCTGCGCCACGAAAAGCCGCGAAAAATAATGCCATAAGCCAGTTTGAGCAAGTCATGAATGCCCCTTTAATCAAGGCTAATTCAGGCGGGAATGTTAGGGAGGCTCAACAGAACCAGGCAAAACCACAATACCTAAATCCGCATAAAAACCCTAAGCCTGCAGGTTCCGGTTCTCAAATACAGGTTAGCGATCATGGGAGTCAACACGAGGCTACAGCTTTGGCTCCTCAGTTAATGAGGCTGAATCCAAAGCAAGATAGATCTGCAGCTGAAGAGAAAGAGCCCCGTGAAAACCAGAAGACAGAGCTTGTACCCGGCAAACTATCAGCCCAACTAGAGATGCCTCAGAAAGAGCAGAGTGAGGCGGTTGAGAAAAATACTAACTCAGAAACTAACGTTTCACTCGGCGAACATACAGCCCAAATAAAGGGACTCCAGAGTGAGATCCTTGAGATAAATACGAACTCAGAAACTGATATTTCACTCGTCAGTCAAACCTCTCGACTGAAGGGTTCAGTAAATCAGACTATCGATAATAAGCAGTCTCACCTCGCTGCTGAATCGGGTCAAATTCCAGCGAGTCTTGCGGCATCGGATTTAAAGCCAATTCCGGATAAGTTAGGCACCAGCGATAAAAATCCTAATATGCAAAGCCTGCGTACGCTCAATACATCATCTTCCCCCTTACCCAATGACAAGAATAAACCAGTATTAGTCATAAAAGGGCTAGTGAATCCGATATTAACCCAAGTTATTGATTCCAAGGTTTCGGCTAAAGAGTTCAATACTGCATTGAGTGATACCAAGTTAAATTCCCTCGGCAAGCAAAGACCCGAAACACCCAAGGATATTGAAGCTGTCCATATACCAACTCAAGCTAACAGCCAGTTAAACAATGTCCCAGGCAATATTATTTTGGCCAATATCAAAACCAGCGAGCCTATAAACCAACAACTGCACACCTTGGTCAGTCAGCTAGTTGAGCGCATTCAGATCTTAGTGCCCAATATTGCCACTCAAGATCGAGTCCAACTAGTGTTAGATAAAGGGCAACTCAAGGGAACTGAAATTACCATAAGCCTGAAAAACAATCAGCTCACTGTCACCTTAATTCATAGCAGTCAAAACGCTGAATTATTGCAGCATATGCGCCCCGAGTTGCTGGAAAGATTGCAAAGAATGAACACTGATCAGCAGGTTAGGGTCATCACCACGACTCATGAGCAACAAGCCCATGGGGGACAGCAGGAGCAGGGCCAACAACAGGAATCGAGTCAGAAATCTCGTATTATCCATGATTGGTTAGAGGAGCAGAATGATGCTTAATCTGCCGCTTCCTAGCATAAGCGCACAAGAACTAGAGCTGAATAATCGAGTCTATAGCCGGCAATATAAATTAGACGTCGATGAAGGGCTATCTATCGAAGCTGGACTGGCAAAGCGTCCCGGCCTGAATGGCTATGAGCTGGAAATTTTTATCGGCTCAAGCAAGATAAGCTGTTTAATCCAAGCCGATCAGATCCAGGCCTGCCTTGCCGATCTACTGATCAGCACCCCTTTCGCAATCTTGCCGGAACTGCTGCAACTTGAGTTTATCACCGCTGCGCTAACACCTTATCAGGCATTCTTAACCCAAGAGTTTGGCCAGCAACTGGTGCTATCCGCACTTAAATCCGTGGAGTTA
Coding sequences:
- the sctX gene encoding type III secretion apparatus assembly protein SctX, whose protein sequence is MSKVTAAHIGIEHLSFHSSDELDNPFPARFSLPPDGEAIPTHLDKLYELSPGERTLKSLSNPKISDMSLLRPKQYQDTFKEITEQLERLASQLKSDDLQDALALMKQTKLDQDYLSLAFHLLLRV
- the sycN gene encoding type III secretion chaperone SycN; the encoded protein is MDWINSAVDEFCRISGVVSDFSTSAIVQLSFEQRGLLNIEVVQEHLVLFLIRDLEWHHRSEAQVKALRLCHIGQGWPYLIRSGMLGQESLVLSASIPVEDVTLPMIEQAFGLLSRLHDEIEVR
- the sctW gene encoding type III secretion system gatekeeper subunit SctW gives rise to the protein MPGINTGTIAADLTRNVLAQNSANGSLGTAISSGNYRGDIVKLVPDAKSLLDAAEELTFKASEYVEKDISKRKIQDDYGTVSEIHALVEEYLKKVPDLEKQQKLKDFVSNLSKQNVTVAHQLLAYLGSYSGDASEQFVALSEAKKQLTGKPEAKALLVLINASLANMAKEQGPQIRAGLNVYDAALALSSDKEIGDLQGLRDFYRDSVLDYSGLGDAFEKVLTRFGDKKITEAIGFLLKGLGADLQVQGSSIDKSKLQQIMNDIKKLKVINGLHEQVALLFERVKIAPAA
- the tpx gene encoding thiol peroxidase, translated to MMTVTFQGSPVSLSGTFPQTGQTALDFTLCAADLNDLTLDSLKGQKLVLNIFPSIDTPVCANSVRAFNEKASSLNNVTVLCISADLPFATSRFCGAEGIDGVITASFFRSPSFTEDYGVNLNEGALKGLATRAILVINEEGTIVHRELVSEITEEPNYEAAIAALG
- a CDS encoding peroxiredoxin, with product MKKITLLVSLFLSTSALAQFEITKESADLGQAQVVTLEKTNKFDLIGNAVKPGDLMPSVQLMTSDLKSYDTSAKNKTVKVYSILTSVDTPVCVQQAVDLSKYVKAHTNELKNIEFYAISADTPFAQQRFIKEHSLSDVTYLSDSAEHKFGLKTGSQIQQLGLLTRSIIVTDTDNIIIHIQRVPELTNIPDLEAAVKIARESL
- the sctN gene encoding type III secretion system ATPase SctN is translated as MNTDSNSLKVDLSYIPETIKLAADKGRLIQIRGRVTQVTGTIIKAVVPGVRVGELCELKNPDQSLSLLAEVVGFQQHHALLTPFGDMQGISSNTEVSPTGKTHQVSVGEHLLGQVLDGLGRPLSGNHLHESTQYYPVYREAPPPMSRKMITKPISLGVRAIDGLLTCGEGQRLGIFAGAGGGKSTLLAKMIRSAEVDVIVLALIGERGREVREFIESDLGEEGLKRSVLVVATSDRPAMERAKAAFVATSIAEYFRDQGKSVLLLMDSVTRFARAQREIGLASGEPPTRRGYPPSVFAELPKLMERSGQSDKGSITALYTVLVEGDDMTEPVADETRSILDGHIILSRKLAAANHYPAIDILRSTSRVMNNIITAEQKASAGALRELMAKYEEVELLLKIGEYQPGSEPLADKAIAQQDAINAFLRQGSEEPSDLHDAINQMTQLTRS
- the sctO gene encoding type III secretion system stalk subunit SctO, which codes for MISQLVQIKQIKADRAEHALRKQQQILTQANGRLNRANQEAIDYRVWRKEEEEQLFSQAKESCLKLKELEQLQQHIAILHDKEASLRQEAAEIELSRDNEQDILKQRQKTVLLANKATEKFKLLKQQDDIEREYRAQYQEEMEQEDRRIMSKGELPC
- a CDS encoding type III secretion system needle length determinant; translation: MLTPKEIIKSNDSHIELSTSAPRKAAKNNAISQFEQVMNAPLIKANSGGNVREAQQNQAKPQYLNPHKNPKPAGSGSQIQVSDHGSQHEATALAPQLMRLNPKQDRSAAEEKEPRENQKTELVPGKLSAQLEMPQKEQSEAVEKNTNSETNVSLGEHTAQIKGLQSEILEINTNSETDISLVSQTSRLKGSVNQTIDNKQSHLAAESGQIPASLAASDLKPIPDKLGTSDKNPNMQSLRTLNTSSSPLPNDKNKPVLVIKGLVNPILTQVIDSKVSAKEFNTALSDTKLNSLGKQRPETPKDIEAVHIPTQANSQLNNVPGNIILANIKTSEPINQQLHTLVSQLVERIQILVPNIATQDRVQLVLDKGQLKGTEITISLKNNQLTVTLIHSSQNAELLQHMRPELLERLQRMNTDQQVRVITTTHEQQAHGGQQEQGQQQESSQKSRIIHDWLEEQNDA